A region of the Pirellulales bacterium genome:
GGCAAAGAGGTCGGCGACCTTGCCGCGCGGTATTCGGAATACCCGTTCGCCTCGTATGGCAAAGCCATTCAGCGTTGCGACATCTGTCGGCTGATGCTGCTCGACCGCTATGGCGGGGTTTATACCGACCTGGACGTTGAACCCACCGCGTGCTTGGATGGCCTGTTCTCGCGTTATCCCAGGGCAAACCTGCTGCTCGGTGTGGAGGTGTGCCTGTCGCGCAAGGAATCTGGTCGGATCGGCCGGGAGATGGCTATCCGCCAAGGCATACCCGAGGTGCGCCGCCGGATCGCCAATTTTTTCATGGCCTCGGTTCCCGGCCACCCGTTCTGGAAGGCGGCCCTGCAATTGGCCAAATCCAGGGCCAGCCTGCCGGTGCGGAGCCAGTACGATATTTTGTACACGAC
Encoded here:
- a CDS encoding glycosyltransferase, which produces MITSNITRSLQGFFGPRSRAPFQAATGHTRIPKQLRFVWGMLGGGELPSKLDRNLRRWRELHQGWNLTVHGGKEVGDLAARYSEYPFASYGKAIQRCDICRLMLLDRYGGVYTDLDVEPTACLDGLFSRYPRANLLLGVEVCLSRKESGRIGREMAIRQGIPEVRRRIANFFMASVPGHPFWKAALQLAKSRASLPVRSQYDILYTTGPDVITETLHRNAKRFSDIAVVPQRLLEQFIGHQRAGSWRDF